The Brachyspira aalborgi genome has a segment encoding these proteins:
- the hflX gene encoding GTPase HflX, which translates to MKCKRAYIIFIADNKQNRINKFNIENILNELSMLCDTANYKVIERYSFIQQKIDSRTYIGKGKLESIKEKAIIDKVKYIIFDNELSGSQVNSIEENSDIKALTRTEIILEIFAMRAKTLTAKMQVELAFLEFEYPRLKGKRTNLSQVKGIIGLRGGAGEKQLEYDRRRARERIHKLKTQLNKVERVSKVGRKSRENTFRIAIVGYTNAGKSSLFNLLCKENIYVEDKLFATLDTHTRKLYLSNDAPVQVIISDTVGFIDRLPHTLIASFKSTLSEVVEADLLIHLIDSSDKNIEEKIIKVENTIKEIGASEIKSLSVFNKIDCIDEIQKDKIKILYNNPIFISAKNNINIENLRKIILNTILELNKVEY; encoded by the coding sequence ATGAAGTGTAAAAGAGCTTATATAATATTCATTGCAGATAATAAACAAAATAGAATAAATAAATTTAATATAGAAAATATTTTAAATGAACTTTCTATGTTATGCGACACTGCAAATTATAAAGTGATTGAAAGATATTCTTTTATTCAACAAAAAATAGATTCAAGAACTTATATAGGAAAAGGAAAATTAGAATCTATAAAAGAAAAAGCTATTATAGATAAAGTTAAATATATTATATTCGATAACGAGTTAAGCGGTTCTCAGGTTAATTCTATAGAAGAAAATTCGGATATAAAGGCGCTTACTCGAACGGAAATAATACTTGAAATATTTGCAATGAGAGCTAAAACATTGACTGCAAAAATGCAAGTAGAATTGGCTTTTTTAGAATTTGAATATCCAAGATTAAAAGGAAAGAGAACAAATTTAAGTCAGGTAAAAGGAATAATTGGATTAAGAGGCGGAGCGGGAGAAAAGCAACTTGAATACGACAGAAGGAGAGCAAGAGAGAGAATACATAAATTAAAAACTCAATTAAATAAAGTTGAAAGAGTGTCAAAAGTAGGCAGAAAGTCGAGAGAAAATACTTTTAGAATTGCGATAGTCGGCTATACGAATGCGGGCAAAAGTTCCTTGTTTAATTTATTATGCAAAGAAAATATATATGTTGAAGATAAATTATTTGCAACTTTGGATACTCATACAAGAAAATTATATTTATCTAACGATGCGCCAGTTCAGGTTATAATAAGCGATACGGTTGGTTTTATTGATAGACTTCCGCATACTTTAATCGCTTCTTTTAAGTCGACTTTATCGGAGGTTGTAGAAGCCGATTTATTAATTCATTTAATAGATTCTTCAGATAAAAATATAGAAGAGAAAATAATTAAAGTTGAAAACACTATAAAAGAAATTGGAGCTTCAGAAATAAAATCCTTATCGGTATTTAATAAAATTGACTGCATAGACGAAATTCAAAAAGATAAAATAAAAATATTATATAACAATCCAATATTTATAAGCGCAAAGAATAATATCAATATAGAGAATTTAAGAAAAATTATATTAAATACGATTTTAGAATTAAATAAAGTAGAATATTAA
- a CDS encoding dihydrofolate reductase, producing MIVSLIAAVDSKNGIGLNGIMPWGHIKEDMEFFKKTTLGFPVIMGRITFESLKNKTLPNRKNIVISSKINEEYLNKYNNLSYESSFENTLSKLLFEKQKQIFIIGGESIYKKAIDYADIIYLTHINKNYNCDRFFPNVDKNIFAKEELKNFEYNSINISICKYTRII from the coding sequence ATGATTGTCTCACTAATTGCGGCGGTTGATTCAAAAAATGGAATAGGCTTAAACGGAATAATGCCTTGGGGACATATTAAAGAAGATATGGAATTTTTTAAAAAAACGACACTCGGCTTTCCCGTTATTATGGGAAGAATTACTTTTGAATCTCTTAAAAATAAAACTTTGCCAAATAGAAAAAATATAGTTATATCTTCAAAAATAAACGAAGAATATTTAAACAAATATAATAATCTTTCTTATGAATCTTCTTTTGAAAATACTTTATCAAAATTATTATTTGAAAAACAAAAACAAATTTTTATTATTGGCGGCGAGTCGATTTATAAAAAAGCGATTGATTATGCGGATATAATTTATTTAACGCATATAAACAAAAATTATAATTGCGATAGATTTTTCCCAAATGTAGATAAAAATATTTTTGCAAAAGAAGAATTAAAAAATTTTGAATATAATTCTATAAATATAAGTATTTGCAAATATACAAGAATTATATAA
- a CDS encoding class I SAM-dependent methyltransferase: MKLKRTCPICDCEDGNKLYGIDFAKSKSEFIPEHYDIVYCSNCGFIFNDTKWTQKDYDKYYSTTQKYLYMYYGGYGGVNEQEVKKYNELIDIIEKYISKDANILDIGCDKGGLLMNLKKRGFNNLCGLDVSSFQKNVLIENNIDYISSSFVDMHKIDKKFDCIISSQVIEHIYDLKSLVNNIYNILNDNGIIYIDVPNSSEYSSHFIKPFHYFDIEHINHFDINSISNLFIKCQMLHNGCSNEQFVGNNKYPVLYSIFRKSINNKQINKDYSNIKNINEYINISKEKENYKIGTYFLWGFGSNLRRLLLDDRYFNGINIAGIIDKNKSLSGLKIKNYKNEELEIFTPEILENYKDANIIITSSLFSEQIRNDLLNNNFAGKIYEIDRAEQSRAEQSRAEQSRAEQSRAVIFEYAYRKTA; the protein is encoded by the coding sequence ATGAAATTAAAAAGAACATGTCCTATATGCGATTGTGAAGATGGAAATAAATTATATGGTATAGATTTTGCGAAATCAAAAAGCGAGTTCATACCTGAACATTATGATATTGTCTATTGTTCTAATTGTGGATTTATTTTTAACGATACGAAATGGACGCAAAAAGATTATGATAAATATTATTCTACAACACAAAAATATTTATATATGTATTATGGCGGATATGGAGGAGTAAACGAGCAAGAAGTAAAAAAATATAATGAGCTAATAGATATAATTGAAAAATATATAAGTAAAGATGCTAATATATTGGACATAGGATGTGACAAAGGCGGATTATTAATGAATTTAAAGAAAAGAGGATTTAATAATTTATGCGGTTTGGATGTTTCAAGTTTTCAGAAAAATGTTTTAATAGAAAACAATATCGATTATATCAGTTCCTCATTTGTTGATATGCATAAAATTGATAAAAAATTTGACTGTATAATCTCAAGTCAAGTAATAGAACATATTTATGATTTAAAATCTTTAGTGAATAACATATATAATATTTTAAATGATAATGGAATAATTTATATAGATGTTCCTAATTCTAGCGAATATAGTTCTCATTTTATAAAACCTTTTCATTACTTTGATATTGAGCATATAAATCATTTTGACATTAATAGCATAAGTAATTTATTTATCAAATGTCAAATGTTGCATAATGGTTGTTCTAACGAACAATTTGTAGGTAATAACAAATATCCTGTATTATATTCTATTTTTAGAAAATCTATTAATAATAAACAGATAAATAAAGATTATTCCAACATTAAAAACATTAATGAATATATAAATATTAGCAAAGAAAAAGAAAATTATAAAATAGGGACATATTTTTTATGGGGATTTGGTTCAAATTTAAGAAGATTACTTCTTGACGATAGATATTTTAATGGTATTAATATAGCAGGAATTATAGATAAAAATAAATCTTTAAGCGGTTTAAAAATTAAAAACTATAAAAATGAAGAATTAGAAATTTTTACTCCCGAAATATTGGAAAACTATAAAGACGCTAATATTATTATAACATCTTCTCTGTTTTCGGAACAGATAAGAAACGACTTATTAAATAATAATTTTGCTGGAAAAATTTACGAAATAGACAGAGCAGAGCAGAGCAGAGCAGAGCAGAGCAGAGCAGAGCAGAGCAGAGCAGAGCAGAGCAGAGCAGTAATATTTGAATATGCTTATCGAAAAACGGCATAA
- the yqeK gene encoding bis(5'-nucleosyl)-tetraphosphatase (symmetrical) YqeK produces MNKLKKIEFSEIENKIIEYIKKYLPFREEHIISTRELAVKIAEKYNIDICKTSIAALCHDLGKRYKDEEMKKIIFECDNKKYPNYITGALLHARVSSIIAQNEFNINDKEILSAIESHTVGYGNMSMLEKIIYAADYLEPTRKIEIANKIREKIFIDFDSAFLEVVLESINFVLSKKQYLAGKTIELYNSLIIKN; encoded by the coding sequence ATGAATAAATTAAAAAAAATAGAATTTAGCGAAATAGAAAATAAAATAATCGAATATATAAAAAAATATCTTCCTTTTAGAGAAGAGCATATAATTTCAACAAGAGAGCTTGCAGTTAAAATTGCAGAAAAATATAATATCGACATTTGCAAAACTTCAATCGCCGCTTTATGTCATGATTTAGGAAAGAGATATAAAGACGAAGAAATGAAAAAAATAATATTTGAATGCGACAATAAAAAATATCCAAATTATATAACGGGCGCTTTGCTTCATGCAAGAGTAAGTTCGATTATTGCTCAAAATGAATTTAATATAAACGATAAAGAAATTTTAAGCGCAATCGAAAGTCATACCGTTGGATATGGAAATATGAGCATGCTTGAAAAAATAATTTACGCCGCCGATTATCTTGAGCCGACAAGAAAAATTGAAATAGCAAATAAAATAAGAGAGAAAATTTTTATAGATTTTGATTCTGCTTTTTTAGAAGTAGTTTTAGAATCTATAAATTTTGTTTTAAGTAAAAAACAATATTTAGCAGGCAAAACGATAGAACTTTATAATTCATTAATTATTAAAAATTAA
- a CDS encoding DNA methyltransferase: protein MNKSDLITLNEASQWASNYMNKSVSPSNINYLLQYSIINKIINEGIIYISKSELKKYYDKNKIEKNWKEKLGNDLNWHLSFDNLREIDTTKHVHRLHPYKGKFIPQLVDYFLNSKTDNFKKEIYFNKNDIILDPFCGSGTTLVQANELNINAIGIDISHFNTMIANCKIENVDLEKLELILKDITSKLKKYILSYKIFEFENELNDRLNIFNEINFPNIEYKKNVRDKKLNHNIYGKEREKEFLSVYNDLIKKYKINLHNKKNGTFLYKWYIPNIISELEFVSDLINDIKDEKIKNIVRIILSRTMRSCRATTHSDLGTLLKPINSTYYCRKHYKICKPLFSINKWLKVYSSDTIKRLKKFKELRTDTYQICITGDARNMNIFDNIKSLSENKNFYKLLKKQKISGIFTSPPYIGLIDYHEQHAYAYDLFKINRNDNLEIGSLSKGQSSIAKQSYIEDIAKVLNNSKKYMKDNYNIFIVANDKYDLYPKIAELSGMKIVNRFKRPVLNRVEKDKSAYSEIIFHLKEL, encoded by the coding sequence ATGAATAAATCGGATTTAATAACCTTAAACGAAGCTAGTCAATGGGCTTCAAATTATATGAATAAATCGGTTTCGCCGTCAAATATTAATTATCTTTTGCAGTATTCTATAATAAATAAAATTATTAACGAAGGAATAATTTATATTTCAAAATCGGAATTAAAAAAATATTACGATAAAAATAAAATAGAAAAAAATTGGAAAGAAAAACTTGGGAACGATTTAAATTGGCATTTGTCATTTGACAATTTAAGAGAAATTGACACGACTAAACATGTTCATAGACTTCATCCTTATAAAGGGAAATTTATTCCGCAGCTTGTAGATTATTTTCTTAATTCTAAAACTGACAATTTTAAAAAAGAAATTTATTTTAATAAAAACGATATTATACTTGACCCTTTTTGCGGAAGCGGAACTACTTTAGTGCAAGCTAACGAATTAAATATAAACGCTATTGGAATTGATATTTCGCATTTTAATACAATGATTGCAAATTGCAAAATAGAAAATGTAGATTTAGAAAAATTAGAATTGATTTTAAAAGATATTACTTCAAAATTAAAAAAATATATTTTATCGTATAAAATTTTTGAATTTGAAAACGAGCTTAACGATAGATTAAATATTTTTAACGAAATTAATTTTCCAAATATAGAATATAAAAAAAATGTAAGAGATAAAAAATTAAATCATAATATTTACGGCAAAGAAAGAGAGAAAGAATTTTTAAGCGTTTATAACGATTTAATAAAAAAATATAAAATAAATTTGCATAATAAAAAAAATGGCACTTTTCTTTATAAATGGTATATTCCAAATATTATAAGCGAACTTGAATTTGTATCCGATTTAATAAACGATATAAAAGACGAAAAAATTAAAAATATTGTTAGAATAATTTTAAGCAGAACAATGCGTTCTTGCAGAGCGACTACGCATTCGGATTTGGGAACTTTATTAAAACCTATAAATTCAACATATTATTGCAGAAAACATTATAAAATATGCAAGCCATTATTTTCTATAAACAAATGGTTAAAAGTTTATTCGAGCGACACGATTAAAAGATTAAAGAAATTTAAAGAATTAAGAACCGACACTTATCAAATATGCATTACGGGAGATGCAAGAAACATGAATATTTTTGATAATATAAAAAGTTTATCCGAAAATAAAAATTTTTATAAATTACTAAAAAAACAAAAAATAAGCGGTATATTTACAAGCCCGCCTTATATAGGACTTATCGATTATCATGAGCAACATGCTTACGCTTACGATTTATTTAAAATTAATAGAAATGATAATTTGGAAATTGGCTCTTTATCTAAAGGGCAAAGTTCTATCGCTAAACAATCTTATATTGAAGATATTGCAAAAGTTTTAAATAATTCTAAAAAATATATGAAAGATAATTATAATATTTTTATTGTGGCAAATGATAAATACGATTTGTATCCTAAAATAGCCGAATTATCGGGAATGAAAATAGTAAATAGATTTAAGCGTCCTGTTTTAAATAGAGTCGAAAAAGATAAATCCGCATATTCGGAAATAATATTTCACTTAAAGGAATTATAA
- a CDS encoding potassium/proton antiporter produces the protein MDIALLTAAIIIIICIMANNISSKIGVPSLLLFLVLGMIFNKMYNFNDYVISSNICTVTLIFIMFYGGFGTNWQVAKPVAVKSFLLSFIGTFLTSMITGLLCYLILKIDLFESFLIGSVIGSTDAASVFSILRSKNLNLKDGLASLLELESGSNDPMSYMLTVIFLGLIGKTIGSPLSIILMLFKQIVFALIVAALVSYLSYFILKKIKFTINGLDTIFVFATALLSYSLSAAFGGNGFLSAYIVGIVLGNCSIKNKVILVNFFDGITGLMQMILFFLLGLLSTPQNILPASSTAIPVVLFITFIARPIAVASLLTPFKVGLKKQLLIMWAGLRGAASIAFAIMVMGSNVEGIHYDIFHIVFFLAIISILFQGTFLPLIARKLSLVDSNENVLKTFNDYVDDSDMQLIQITIPQSHHWVGRQIKDIEFPENSIVVTIERGESTVIPNGNTTIEKGDIVILNAKRTKYYDMNLKEITINNNHSWKDKELKDLHLAKNNLVVMIKRDGGTIIPRGNTVIKQNDIVLLREI, from the coding sequence ATGGATATAGCATTACTTACGGCTGCGATAATAATAATAATATGCATAATGGCAAATAATATTTCTTCAAAAATAGGCGTTCCTTCGTTATTATTGTTTTTAGTATTAGGAATGATTTTCAATAAAATGTATAATTTCAATGATTATGTAATTTCAAGTAATATTTGCACGGTGACTTTAATATTTATAATGTTTTATGGAGGTTTCGGAACTAATTGGCAAGTCGCGAAACCTGTAGCAGTAAAATCGTTTTTGCTTTCTTTTATCGGCACTTTTTTAACTTCTATGATTACGGGATTATTATGTTATTTAATATTAAAAATAGATTTATTTGAAAGTTTTCTTATAGGTTCGGTTATAGGTTCTACTGACGCGGCTTCCGTGTTTTCTATACTTCGTTCAAAAAATTTGAATTTAAAAGACGGTTTGGCTTCTTTGCTTGAGCTTGAAAGCGGAAGTAATGACCCTATGTCTTATATGCTTACGGTTATATTTTTAGGATTAATCGGAAAAACTATAGGAAGTCCTTTATCAATAATTTTAATGCTTTTCAAACAAATAGTTTTTGCTTTAATTGTAGCCGCTTTAGTTTCATATTTATCTTATTTTATTCTTAAAAAAATTAAATTCACAATAAACGGACTAGACACAATATTTGTTTTTGCAACCGCTTTGCTTTCTTATTCTCTATCCGCTGCATTTGGAGGAAACGGATTTTTAAGCGCTTATATAGTAGGAATAGTTTTGGGTAATTGTAGTATTAAAAATAAAGTAATTTTAGTTAATTTCTTTGACGGAATTACGGGACTTATGCAAATGATATTATTCTTTTTATTGGGTTTATTATCGACTCCTCAAAATATATTGCCTGCATCTTCTACCGCTATTCCCGTAGTTTTATTTATAACTTTTATAGCAAGACCAATTGCGGTAGCTTCTTTGCTTACTCCTTTTAAGGTTGGATTAAAAAAGCAACTTTTAATTATGTGGGCGGGATTAAGAGGAGCCGCTTCAATCGCTTTTGCAATAATGGTTATGGGAAGTAATGTAGAAGGAATACATTACGATATCTTTCATATAGTATTTTTTCTTGCAATAATTTCAATATTATTTCAAGGAACTTTTTTGCCTCTAATAGCGCGAAAATTAAGTTTGGTAGATTCAAATGAAAATGTATTAAAAACTTTCAACGATTATGTTGACGATTCCGATATGCAATTAATTCAAATAACGATTCCTCAATCTCATCATTGGGTTGGAAGACAAATTAAAGATATAGAATTTCCCGAAAACTCGATTGTCGTTACAATAGAAAGAGGCGAAAGCACGGTTATTCCAAACGGAAACACTACTATTGAAAAAGGAGATATTGTTATTTTGAATGCGAAACGAACTAAATATTACGATATGAATTTAAAAGAGATAACGATAAATAATAATCATAGTTGGAAAGATAAAGAATTAAAAGATTTGCATTTGGCTAAAAATAATTTAGTCGTTATGATAAAGAGAGACGGCGGAACGATTATTCCGAGAGGAAATACCGTTATAAAACAAAACGATATAGTTTTATTAAGAGAAATTTAA
- a CDS encoding MATE family efflux transporter has protein sequence MDNNSKMMELTSGNVNKGLIKLVIPMILANLLNIAYNIVDTIWIGQMVGKSGLGAIAVSFPIILILLAIASGITVAGNILIGQYFGANDNDSVLYISRVATTISVISAIALSLIGYIFAPPLMKFLNASESIMEYSVSYFRISMIGFPFMFYYFLVAALLRGIGDTIRPLIFLAIASILNIILDPLMIAGIGPFPKMGLDGAAYATVFSQFISVIISMIYLKMKNSIVRANPLRIVFNLKITKLMLKIGMPFAAMQLIVSISWLFLNRLINSYGESASASIAVSMRVDSLSFLPLMALSAAIATMVAQNIGADRMDRIKSIYKSGCIIGICISSFMALFSVMFPKLIVRMFTSDMSIFEYTRDYIYIVMPSIIFLSVMFATNGVINGAGKTFTLMLFSFISLIIIRVPLAYFLSSKIGIVGIWTSMGIVNFISMSLSLTYYFSNKWKKNANIASQSAV, from the coding sequence ATGGATAATAATTCTAAAATGATGGAACTTACAAGCGGAAATGTTAATAAAGGATTAATAAAATTAGTAATTCCTATGATTTTGGCAAATCTTTTGAATATAGCCTATAATATAGTAGACACTATTTGGATTGGACAAATGGTTGGAAAGAGCGGACTTGGAGCGATAGCCGTTAGTTTTCCTATAATATTAATATTGCTTGCCATAGCTTCGGGCATTACGGTTGCGGGAAATATTTTAATCGGACAATATTTCGGAGCTAACGATAACGATTCGGTTTTGTATATTTCAAGAGTAGCGACAACTATAAGCGTAATATCGGCAATAGCTTTGTCTTTAATCGGTTATATATTTGCGCCGCCTTTAATGAAATTTTTAAACGCGTCCGAAAGCATAATGGAATATTCGGTTAGTTATTTTAGAATTAGTATGATTGGTTTTCCTTTTATGTTTTATTATTTTTTAGTAGCGGCTTTATTAAGAGGAATAGGAGACACGATTCGTCCTTTAATATTTTTGGCTATAGCTTCAATATTGAATATAATATTGGACCCTTTAATGATAGCTGGAATAGGACCTTTTCCAAAAATGGGATTAGACGGCGCAGCTTATGCGACTGTATTTTCTCAATTTATTTCCGTAATAATTAGCATGATATATTTAAAAATGAAAAATAGCATAGTGAGAGCGAATCCTTTAAGAATAGTTTTTAATTTGAAAATAACTAAATTAATGTTAAAAATAGGAATGCCTTTTGCGGCTATGCAATTAATCGTTTCGATAAGTTGGCTTTTCTTAAATAGATTAATAAACTCTTATGGAGAATCCGCATCCGCTTCTATTGCAGTTTCTATGCGAGTAGATTCTTTATCTTTTTTGCCTTTAATGGCTTTATCTGCTGCAATCGCTACAATGGTGGCTCAAAATATCGGAGCGGATAGAATGGATAGAATAAAATCTATATATAAATCGGGATGCATAATTGGAATATGCATTTCGTCTTTTATGGCTTTATTTTCCGTTATGTTTCCAAAATTAATAGTTAGAATGTTTACAAGCGATATGAGTATTTTTGAATATACGAGAGATTATATATATATCGTTATGCCATCGATTATTTTTCTTTCGGTTATGTTCGCTACAAACGGAGTGATTAACGGAGCGGGAAAAACTTTTACTCTTATGCTTTTCAGTTTTATATCTCTTATTATTATAAGAGTTCCTTTGGCTTATTTTTTATCTTCTAAAATCGGCATTGTAGGAATATGGACATCTATGGGAATAGTTAATTTTATTAGTATGAGTTTAAGTTTGACTTATTATTTTTCTAATAAATGGAAAAAGAATGCAAATATAGCTTCACAATCCGCGGTATAA
- a CDS encoding TdeIII family type II restriction endonuclease, whose product MSLNKIQKNNIKEKLFNTLRDKFKNYKPETNSMPFHTRLLGKDRMALFSFIHSLNTNFGTAIFENLVIEIGKKRFKKVDKQVKPENIITSEAQRVITDIMSNLVSAKAKPDKNKEINTIKKVCREGETKEIKPTRVDIYLEDFDNNIYLIDLKTAKPNKGEFQNYKRTLLEWTAVTLYKNYNSKVYSLIAIPYNPYAPQPYERWTLAGMLDLDKELKVAEEFWDFIGGENS is encoded by the coding sequence ATGTCATTAAACAAAATTCAAAAAAATAATATAAAAGAGAAATTATTTAATACTTTGAGAGATAAATTTAAAAATTATAAACCAGAAACTAATTCTATGCCTTTTCATACAAGACTGCTCGGGAAAGATAGAATGGCTTTATTTTCTTTTATTCATTCCCTTAATACAAATTTTGGAACTGCTATATTTGAGAATTTAGTAATTGAAATTGGAAAAAAAAGATTTAAAAAAGTAGACAAACAAGTTAAACCTGAAAATATAATAACTTCCGAAGCTCAAAGAGTTATAACCGATATAATGAGTAATTTAGTGTCGGCAAAAGCAAAACCAGATAAAAATAAAGAAATAAATACGATTAAAAAAGTTTGTAGGGAAGGCGAAACAAAAGAGATAAAACCTACAAGAGTAGATATTTATTTGGAAGATTTTGATAACAATATATACTTAATAGATTTAAAAACTGCAAAACCGAATAAAGGCGAATTTCAAAATTATAAAAGAACTTTATTGGAATGGACGGCGGTTACTCTTTATAAAAATTATAACTCAAAAGTATATTCTTTGATAGCTATACCTTATAATCCTTACGCTCCACAACCTTACGAAAGATGGACGCTTGCAGGAATGCTTGATTTAGATAAAGAATTAAAAGTTGCCGAAGAGTTTTGGGATTTTATCGGCGGAGAAAATTCTTAA
- a CDS encoding thymidylate synthase — MQNYLDLLKKVLEEGEETLDRTGVGTKRIFAPQLRFKFDGNKIPIITTKKVFMKGVIVELLWFLQGSTNIKYLLENNVHIWDEWADDMGELGPVYGKQWRAWETKEGNKIDQISNIINSLRNNPTSRRIILNAWNVGEIDKMHLPPCHMMCQFSVNSKGGIITHLYQRSADLFLGVPFNISSYAILTKLLAMHSGLYPSELIMTFGDAHIYNNHIEQVKTQLTREPYPQETELFINEAPNIFSHIYEDFKLENYKFYPAIKGEVAV, encoded by the coding sequence ATGCAGAATTATTTGGATTTACTAAAAAAAGTTTTGGAAGAAGGCGAAGAAACTTTAGACAGAACGGGAGTCGGCACGAAAAGAATATTCGCTCCGCAATTAAGATTTAAATTTGACGGAAATAAAATACCTATAATAACGACTAAAAAAGTTTTTATGAAAGGCGTTATTGTAGAATTGCTTTGGTTTTTGCAAGGTTCTACTAATATAAAATATTTGCTTGAAAATAATGTTCATATTTGGGATGAATGGGCTGACGATATGGGCGAGCTTGGTCCCGTTTACGGCAAACAATGGCGAGCTTGGGAGACAAAAGAAGGAAATAAAATAGACCAAATTTCAAATATTATAAACTCTTTAAGAAATAATCCTACAAGCAGAAGAATAATTTTAAACGCTTGGAATGTCGGCGAAATTGATAAAATGCATCTTCCTCCTTGTCACATGATGTGTCAATTTTCGGTTAATTCAAAAGGCGGAATAATAACTCATTTATATCAACGCTCTGCCGATTTATTTTTGGGAGTTCCTTTTAATATTAGCTCTTACGCTATACTTACAAAACTTCTTGCTATGCATAGCGGACTTTATCCTTCCGAATTAATTATGACTTTCGGGGACGCGCATATTTATAATAATCATATAGAGCAGGTTAAAACTCAACTTACAAGAGAACCTTATCCGCAAGAGACGGAACTGTTTATAAACGAAGCGCCAAATATTTTTAGTCATATTTACGAAGATTTTAAACTTGAAAATTATAAATTTTATCCCGCGATTAAAGGAGAAGTTGCAGTTTGA